The following proteins come from a genomic window of Deltaproteobacteria bacterium:
- a CDS encoding DnaJ domain-containing protein has protein sequence MHQENYYRILGVEPHASAEQIKEAYRRLAFKYHPDRNRANPEASETMKAVNEAYAVLSNPAKRREYEALRHQFGSSAYSQFRRSYSEEDIFRGSDINDILEEMAKVFGFRGYEDIFREFYGEAYRTFEFKKPGFFAKGFVFAGYPGERERDQRQFPLQGHLGKLSRFFLEKVGGIELPENGSDILDVIKLSPQQAQQGGPFAYFLRRKSKKLVLKIPPRVREGQRIRLVAMGEDGKGGGKPGDLYLKVHIKKPLLQRMQGFLSELHK, from the coding sequence ATGCATCAAGAAAATTATTACCGAATTTTGGGTGTAGAACCGCATGCCAGCGCGGAGCAGATCAAAGAGGCTTATCGGAGACTTGCCTTCAAATATCATCCCGATCGAAACAGGGCAAATCCCGAAGCTTCCGAAACAATGAAAGCTGTTAACGAAGCTTATGCTGTTCTTTCAAATCCGGCCAAAAGACGGGAATACGAGGCCTTAAGACACCAGTTTGGATCTTCGGCTTATAGTCAATTCAGAAGGAGTTATTCTGAGGAGGATATTTTCCGCGGTTCAGACATTAATGACATTCTCGAGGAAATGGCCAAGGTATTTGGCTTCAGGGGTTACGAAGATATTTTCCGGGAATTCTATGGGGAAGCATACCGGACTTTTGAATTCAAAAAACCTGGTTTTTTTGCCAAAGGGTTTGTTTTTGCTGGATATCCAGGAGAACGTGAACGGGATCAACGCCAGTTTCCGCTGCAAGGGCATCTGGGAAAACTCTCTCGCTTTTTTCTGGAAAAAGTCGGCGGCATCGAATTGCCTGAAAACGGTTCAGACATCCTCGATGTCATTAAACTGAGCCCCCAGCAAGCACAGCAGGGCGGTCCATTTGCCTACTTCCTCCGAAGAAAGTCAAAAAAGTTGGTTCTCAAGATTCCGCCTCGAGTCAGAGAAGGCCAACGAATCCGTCTTGTGGCAATGGGCGAGGATGGAAAAGGGGGCGGAAAACCTGGGGATCTTTACCTGAAGGTTCACATCAAGAAGCCCCTTCTTCAGAGGATGCAGGGCTTCCTTTCTGAACTTCACAAGTAG
- a CDS encoding DNA methylase, whose product MKISVYKLKQSLLYSEELGIALKSARNGVHFKWFLASLLFGGRISETIAKNTYRAFERHDLLTPDKILAAGWEFLVNPIMREGGYVRYDGKKSTQILQDCEMLVGDYQGSLKKLHDISETSSELEARLLAFYGVGPVTANIFLRELRPFWRKADPRPLPIVNEMAQRIGVDLDLYNRKTMPFIRMEAGLIRLTRQRK is encoded by the coding sequence ATGAAGATTTCAGTATATAAGTTGAAACAAAGCCTGCTGTACTCTGAAGAACTTGGCATCGCGCTGAAAAGTGCTCGCAATGGAGTGCATTTCAAATGGTTTTTGGCAAGCTTGTTGTTCGGTGGACGCATATCTGAAACCATAGCAAAGAACACCTATCGCGCTTTTGAGAGGCACGACTTATTGACCCCCGATAAGATCCTGGCTGCTGGGTGGGAATTCCTTGTGAATCCCATCATGAGAGAGGGCGGCTATGTGCGCTATGACGGAAAAAAGTCCACTCAGATATTGCAGGACTGCGAGATGCTTGTAGGCGATTATCAGGGCAGCCTGAAAAAGCTGCACGACATCTCAGAGACTAGTTCGGAGCTTGAGGCTCGGCTCCTCGCCTTTTACGGCGTTGGGCCGGTGACGGCCAACATCTTCCTGCGAGAACTCCGGCCCTTCTGGCGGAAGGCTGATCCAAGACCACTGCCCATTGTCAATGAAATGGCGCAAAGGATCGGCGTCGATCTTGACTTGTACAACAGGAAGACCATGCCGTTTATTCGTATGGAAGCAGGCCTGATACGTTTGACGAGACAGAGAAAGTAA
- a CDS encoding L,D-transpeptidase family protein, whose protein sequence is MKDLIKYIAQALVDHTEAVRLRRAQRVVRSDLPGVSGEGGQLGAGWRISCERMIERSTLQILIILVLIGGEVARSEGFKYRLVRPSDNPNIQETVVGCPRVHTVAPKETLLDISRHYGLGFKEMQIFHPSADPWIPEWGLRLSIPTQWILPPTRYQGVVINLPELRLYRFFPRIEMVKTYPVGIGDVGYETPEGVYRVIEREVDPVWDLPPSLRKNYGITKVPPGSENPLGKYWIGLSRKGYGIHGTSFPWGVGRLVSHGCIRLYPEHIAQLFQEVPLGTPVEIIYEPVKVGFKSGEVFLEVHPDVYGKLADMEEYTHSRLKELGLWECISMEGVEAALREQNGVPIRIGKIKKGGERAIAGEPMMGRLRQMKLPAASCGVSKQNFAVGSPCLSSLQQVADAP, encoded by the coding sequence ATGAAGGATCTGATCAAGTACATTGCTCAAGCGCTGGTGGATCACACAGAGGCAGTGCGGTTGCGAAGGGCCCAAAGAGTGGTTCGTAGCGACTTGCCGGGTGTGTCTGGAGAGGGCGGGCAGTTGGGAGCTGGTTGGCGAATTTCATGCGAGCGTATGATAGAGAGAAGTACCCTCCAGATATTGATCATTTTGGTGCTCATTGGCGGCGAGGTTGCTCGTAGTGAGGGATTCAAGTACCGTCTTGTGCGTCCTAGTGACAATCCAAATATCCAGGAGACGGTGGTAGGGTGCCCACGGGTTCATACTGTGGCTCCCAAGGAAACTCTCTTGGACATCTCTAGGCACTACGGTTTAGGGTTCAAGGAAATGCAGATCTTCCATCCCTCCGCAGACCCCTGGATACCCGAATGGGGACTTCGTCTGTCCATACCGACCCAATGGATTCTGCCACCAACCAGGTATCAGGGCGTCGTGATCAATCTCCCCGAATTGAGGCTGTACCGATTCTTCCCGCGGATTGAGATGGTGAAAACCTATCCCGTAGGAATCGGGGACGTAGGATATGAGACACCAGAAGGGGTTTACCGAGTCATAGAGCGAGAAGTCGATCCTGTATGGGACCTTCCTCCTTCGCTTAGGAAGAATTACGGGATCACGAAAGTCCCCCCAGGGTCAGAAAACCCCTTGGGAAAGTATTGGATCGGGCTCTCGCGTAAGGGATATGGCATACACGGCACTAGTTTTCCTTGGGGCGTTGGTCGACTGGTGAGCCATGGTTGCATCCGTCTCTACCCGGAACATATCGCTCAACTCTTTCAGGAAGTCCCTCTTGGAACCCCTGTGGAGATCATTTATGAGCCTGTTAAGGTTGGATTTAAGAGCGGCGAAGTATTCCTTGAGGTCCACCCCGATGTATACGGAAAGCTGGCCGATATGGAGGAATATACGCACAGCCGCTTGAAAGAATTGGGTCTTTGGGAATGTATCTCGATGGAAGGCGTGGAAGCAGCATTGCGTGAACAAAACGGAGTTCCGATCCGCATTGGGAAAATTAAGAAGGGGGGTGAAAGGGCTATAGCTGGGGAGCCGATGATGGGTCGTCTCCGCCAAATGAAGCTCCCCGCAGCAAGCTGCGGGGTATCAAAGCAGAATTTCGCCGTAGGTTCGCCTTGCCTTTCATCCCTGCAGCAAGTCGCCGACGCGCCATAG